Proteins encoded in a region of the Trypanosoma brucei gambiense DAL972 chromosome 6, complete sequence genome:
- a CDS encoding 2-hydroxy-3-oxopropionate reductase, putative, producing the protein MSLRVGYIGLGLMGKPMAANILKAGFPLVVFNRTRSKAAELVASGAKEAASPAELAAAVDVVFTNLSDSSDVYEVVFGKNGVYSGVRPGTIFVDNSTIKPSTAREIAERLWKEKQVPCLDAPVSGGDIGARNGTLTIMVGGDPEVLEKVRPVLQAMGKTITHIGVSGAGQVCKAANQIMIAAQMVAMGEMLVFAEKCGVDGQKVIDAVRGGSAQCWALDVKPQRLFVGNREPGFKAALQTKDLNIVMDSAREFGVPMPSTAVNTQLYQSMLQHGEGDLDNSAIIGVLERMANCKIKETKP; encoded by the coding sequence ATGTCGCTGCGAGTTGGCTACATAGGGCTCGGGCTAATGGGGAAACCCATGGCGGCGAACATTCTTAAAGCCGGTTTCCCACTTGTTGTGTTTAACCGCACCAGATCGAAAGCGGCTGAGTTGGTGGCAAGTGGCGCCAAAGAGGCGGCCTCCCCTGCCGAATTGGCTGCGGCCGTCGATGTCGTCTTCACCAACTTGTCTGATTCGTCAGATGTGTATGAAGTTGTCTTCGGAAAAAACGGCGTCTACAGCGGCGTTCGTCCGGGCACCATTTTTGTTGATAACAGCACCATCAAGCCAAGCACCGCTCGGGAAATTGCGGAACGTTTgtggaaagagaaacaagTACCATGCCTTGACGCTCCCGTTTCAGGTGGAGACATCGGTGCCCGCAACGGTACGTTGACAATTATGGTGGGTGGTGATCCCGAGGTGCTTGAGAAAGTTAGGCCAGTGCTTCAAGCGATGGGGAAGACCATCACACATATTGGAGTCTCAGGTGCTGGACAAGTGTGCAAGGCAGCAAACCAAATCATGATCGCAGCGCAGATGGTGGCAATGGGGGAAATGTTAGTCTTCGCTGAGAAATGCGGAGTGGACGGTCAGAAGGTCATCGATGCAGTGAGAGGTGGATCCGCGCAGTGCTGGGCGCTGGACGTAAAACCGCAACGTCTATTCGTTGGTAACAGAGAACCTGGCTTTAAGGCAGCGCTCCAAACCAAAGACCTTAACATCGTAATGGATTCCGCGAGGGAATTTGGTGTGCCCATGCCAAGCACAGCTGTGAATACACAGTTGTACCAGTCGATGTTGCAACACGGCGAAGGTGATTTGGACAACTCTGCTATCATTGGCGTGTTAGAGCGCATGGCCAACTGCAAGATTAAGGAGACCAAGCCATGA
- a CDS encoding ribosomal RNA adenine dimethylase family protein,conserved, putative, whose product MYIYIYIYIDIPTCLRVLVFFIIASVVSVIGNKKKGLEAMPKEQRSVPMGVISAEPLQAAARKLKFTTKVTTLGKPEIRKATKKSAPTGLKTGGSQSGMVFNKGFGQHILKNPLVIAAIVEKAAVKPTDIVLEIGPGTGNLTEKLLQAAKKVIAFEVDPRMVAELNKRFQNSPLAPKLQVIRGNCLDHEFPYFDKCVANVPYAISSALVFKLLKRPNFKCAVLMFQREFALRVCAQPGSEAYCRLSVNSQLLARCSHLMKISKNSFNPPPKVESSVIRLDPKHPAPSVDFEEWDGLVKHIFNRKNKKVSSIFRTKNTVRTLYDKYCSYQRMEGVNDVKTFEEFRQHLESILQEPIFDKRARVLDQESIMELLCCFTKNDIHFV is encoded by the coding sequence atgtatatatatatatatatatatattgatataCCGACTTGCTTGCGTGTActtgtattttttattattgcatCAGTTGTGTCGGTaataggaaacaaaaaaaaaggtttagAAGCGATGCCGAAGGAACAACGCAGCGTTCCAATGGGCGTCATCTCCGCCGAACCATTGCAGGCGGCGGCGCGAAAGCTAAAATTCACCACAAAAGTTACAACCCTTGGCAAACCTGAGATACGCAAGGCGACGAAGAAAAGTGCCCCAACAGGACTTAAGACTGGCGGAAGTCAGAGCGGCATGGTGTTTAATAAAGGTTTTGGTCAACACATCTTGAAGAACCCGCTCGTTATTGCTGCTATCGTGGAGAAGGCGGCGGTGAAACCAACGGATATCGTTTTGGAAATCGGTCCGGGAACTGGTAACTTAACTGAGAAATTGTTGCAAGCGGCCAAAAAGGTCATTGCGTTTGAGGTGGACCCTCGTATGGTTGCGGAGCTAAACAAAAGGTTTCAAAATTCTCCTTTAGCCCCTAAGTTGCAGGTTATAAGAGGAAACTGTCTTGATCATGAATTCCCCTACTTTGATAAATGCGTAGCTAATGTACCGTATGCTATATCATCCGCATTAGTGTTCAAACTTCTTAAGCGGCCGAACTTTAAATGTGCCGTGTTGATGTTTCAGCGTGAGTTCGCCCTCCGTGTATGCGCGCAACCCGGCTCCGAGGCGTACTGCCGCCTCTCCGTTAACTCGCAGCTTTTAGCACGATGCAGTCACCTAATGAAAATTAGCAAGAACAGCTTTAACCCTCCACCCAAAGTAGAATCCAGCGTCATTCGACTTGACCCAAAGCATCCCGCCCCGAGCGTTGACTTTGAGGAGTGGGATGGACTTGTGAAACACATCTTTAATAGGAAGAACAAGAAGGTATCTTCCATCTTCCGTACAAAGAACACGGTACGCACGCTTTATGACAAGTACTGTAGCTACCAAAGGATGGAAGGGGTGAATGATGTTAAAACTTTTGAGGAGTTTCGACAGCACCTTGAGTCAATCCTTCAAGAACCGATCTTTGATAAGCGGGCGCGAGTGCTTGATCAGGAGAGTATTATGGAATTACTCTGTTGCTTCACAAAGAATGATATCCATTTTGTGTAG
- a CDS encoding polynucleotide kinase 3'-phosphatase, putative, translated as MKRARSPSPKGLSLATIADWKLLHNSVLALLPSAEQLKRSITSLPGENLCLKVAAFDLDDTLIMPKTGAVFPRDDPTDWKWLTPSVPTHLRVLHDGGFMVVIFSNQAGIGGKQWNEKKADVVKQKVVRLSKGLNIPLTAFLSTKDDIWRKPNVGMWTMLQEHASDILKEKVVIGSDTSGYAFYVGDAAGRKITTLAGRKKDFSCSDRKFAYNIGIPFFTPEEFYSCPEDKLLEERKKGSDDTPSVDGKVVSHRLLNVAQASCTVDWGGVGPTELSKLPKSYSGLTIHRILANGTKDIIEVSSPAAFHRASQEMIVFVGYPGCGKTTFFERFFEPHGYAHVNRDKLQTREKCLAEARRWWKAGKSVVIDNTNPSHEDCRVFVEVVKQDGSGRSPLPVRLFLFRISKEMSIHMSNVRARLGVAPKISRVAYNVYQSKFDSWTADSVRSMGIEELVEIPPVASFDGLPKDSKREFFLLS; from the coding sequence ATGAAGCGCGCAAGGAGCCCATCACCAAAGGGCCTTTCACTTGCAACCATTGCCGATTGGAAGCTCTTGCATAATTCCGTATTAGCACTCCTTCCATCCGCTGAGCAGCTGAAGCGGTCGATAACCTCACTACCAGGGGAGAATTTGTGTCTCAAAGTGGCAGCCTTTGATTTGGACGACACACTCATCATGCCAAAGACCGGGGCGGTGTTTCCTCGTGACGATCCAACTGACTGGAAGTGGCTGACACCGTCGGTTCCCACTCACCTACGCGTCTTACACGATGGAGGTTTTATGGTAGTGATTTTCAGTAACCAGGCTGGGATAGGAGGGAAGCAGTGGAACGAAAAGAAGGCGGACGTTGTGAAACAGAAGGTGGTACGTCTAAGCAAGGGGCTCAATATTCCCTTAACAGCATTCCTTTCGACAAAAGACGATATTTGGAGGAAACCGAATGTTGGCATGTGGACTATGTTGCAAGAGCACGCGAGTGATatcctgaaggaaaaggtagtGATCGGCAGTGACACTTCCGGGTACGCGTTTTATGTCGGCGATGCCGCTGGTCGCAAGATAACAACACTTGCGGGTCGGAAGAAAGACTTCAGCTGCTCCGATCGGAAATTCGCCTATAATATCGGCATTCCATTCTTCACTCCTGAAGAGTTCTACTCATGCCCAGAGGACAAACTActtgaagaaaggaagaagggcaGTGATGACACGCCGTCTGTCGATGGCAAGGTGGTTTCTCACCGTCTTTTGAATGTGGCACAAGCCTCATGTACTGTGGATTGGGGAGGGGTTGGGCCAACTGAGCTTAGCAAGCTGCCAAAATCATATAGTGGTCTTACCATCCATCGCATTTTAGCCAATGGAACAAAAGACATCATAGAAGTCTCGTCGCCTGCAGCGTTCCATAGAGCTTCTCAGGAAATGATTGTGTTCGTGGGTTATCCAGGTTGTGGAAAGACGACTTTTTTTGAGCGCTTCTTCGAGCCACATGGATACGCTCACGTAAACCGTGACAAACTTCAGACGAGGGAGAAGTGTCTTGCAGAGGCAAGAAGGTGGTGGAAAGCTgggaagagtgttgtgattGACAATACAAATCCCTCGCATGAAGATTGCAGGGTGTTCGTGGAGGTGGTTAAGCAGGATGGATCAGGAAGGTCACCGCTCCCCGTGCGGTTATTCCTTTTTCGAATATCAAAGGAAATGTCCATTCACATGTCAAACGTTCGCGCGCGGCTTGGCGTTGCCCCCAAGATTAGCCGAGTGGCCTATAACGTGTACCAGTCTAAATTTGATAGTTGGACGGCTGATTCGGTGAGGTCAATGGGAATCGAAGAATTGGTGGAAATTCCACCTGTTGCATCCTTTGATGGCCTTCCCAAAGACAGCAAGAGGGAGTTTTTCCTGCTCTCATGA